AAAATAGAAACACGTAAACATGTATTCcaaataaataatgtaaatcttGTTCAATAGATAGAAATGTTCTAATTTAAAATGTTCTAATTTTTATATAATTCTACGGGCTTCTTTGTTATTTACAACCGATAAATGATCTCCCAGTAAGAAATCATATTCCATGCAAACTGAAATAGATTCACGAAATACCGACATAGTTAAGCGCTGCTCGGAGTCACCTGTCTGTCGAATCTTGAGGACTTTAACCAGGTAATCCAGCCGAAATGACGACGTTTACAGCTCGGTATATGGATAATACTTCAAAAGAGCACTTAGCATTTTTTGTGATCACTGTAAGTTATATTTCTTACCGCCTGAATGGCTTTTCACTTTATATGCATTAACGCTTATATAGCTGTGTGCTTCAATCAACCATCGCGATATTTCATGAGTCTGTTCCCAGTGGCAGAAACTATAGGGGTTTTTATACAAAGCAATGCGGGTACCAACCATATTGTTGGTCATTATGTAGAGCGTTGTTTTATATATGAAATGTAGTAGTATAATTTCAATGAACAAATACGATACTTTATTGAAGACTGATCTGTTTTTACAAAAATGCGGTTATACAAATCTAATGTTTCTCCGATGTATTTCATATGTACACAGATTTAACATCGTCGGGCTGGGGTGGGTGGAGGTAGGGGAACTTGTACGTAGCTCCTGCGCAATGACATAGTCACGGGAACATTTGAAGTATCGTTTATGTATAACAGTAAGTCGTGCCTTTCAAATTAGTCGAGTTATTGGTTTTATATATAACAAAGAAGTAATTAAGGATCATGGGGGTTGTTTTCATATAATTATGTGCAAAAAGACTTTAACTAGAAAAATTATTGCGGAATGCACTGAATGCGTCGTCTATCCCTTTTGCTGACTATCGCCAGTAACAAAACAACTACAATAATAAAATCAACAATTTTTGTGCGAGGgcaaaaaatatacagaaataacaaatacaacgaaaatgtaaacaataagaAAAATACGtttctttatatatactgaacagtgaTGCAAGGCATTTTATACTATTGTGGTGCACATGTGCACATGTGCACACACGCATCATAATATAACTAAGTACTTTCTATCCATTACTAATTTTGCCTTTTCTGTTATCATCTTAAATACCAACCATTACGTTTATATAAAACGATCAAAATGTGTAATGGCCCTGTGGTATTTGAGGTTAATATTCCCATTACTTTGAGGATCGGGTGTTTTGGGGACAAAATCGTTTCCCGTCGAAAGTGAAGAAATGAGCATGGGTATTTTATGTAAGCTTCCGTCCACTGACTGACAGTGCTGAACGCTGCTCGCCTCTCTTCCTGTCTGCTGAATACAATTTACGTCAGAGATATGCTGCAACAGAGACAGGTAAAGCCATAATAAATTAGTTTATTACGTTTTTATTCTCGCTCACCTCACTACCTAACATGATGTTATCGTTCCCAGTAAACAGACACGTTATGCcttctttgttttgttgatgaaatatGTCATATACCTGCCATTACAACATATCCACGCCCACATGAATTACACCTTTCAACTGTACACCAACGCAGATGTCTTCATCAATTTGTTTGAAATTTAAAATATGAGGAATTAAACGTGCAGTGCCTGTTTGTGGGTGGAATAGTAACAAATGATATATTGTGGCGACACGTagtttttaaaactattttttcaGTGTACAAGACTCAAGTGATAGGTCTTGTTGGTAATAATATTGCAGTGCAATAAATAGTGTAATATATTCCCGATAGGGAGTTAAGAATCCCATGTCCACTGAAGGGTTCAAGTGGTGCTTGACTTTGGTATGGTGATGGGGAGATTTTGTTATTGGCAAGTTCTTGCATAGATCTAAACTTAAATGTATATTCACCCATACTCAAGAGAAGGTAACGAACTTCCCATTCGTTCAAATTACCACAGTCTCGTCATCTTAACTAGATCGGAGTTTTTTCTTCTCTTGAGTAGTATATCTAAAGAACCGCGGTTGTGGTTGACACAAACTCCTGGAGCCCCAGCTATTGTAAGCACACAACAAAATACCGGAACTAAAAGGTTTATTTActtacataaaatacatgtatacgacaTACAAAATGTGTCGATGAGGGTAACTGCTGAGGTTCACAGGTCAACACAGAGGAGGGGTCTGCTTTTGAATCGGTTATAACGAAATGTCAAGGAATGGATTCGTGATATCCGTAACATAACCTTCCTTATTGGACGTTGTTATTGTTTTGAGGTACTGTTCACATTGAGATATATTCAGTTATTGATACAACATTGTGTACTTCATGCATACACATAGGCGTTAATAACAAGGTGCCGGATTAACAAAGTTTTACTGTATTCTAGTGCTTTGTATAATATGAACTTAATGTTATACAAATGAGTTTTATATCAGCAAGAACTTCCTGTCATTTCGGTGATGTACTTGAGATTCCACATCCTGTTTAACGTTGGTTTCCTGTCCTCCTGACCGATGGAAGGCGGTTATCTCCACACCCCGCTATTAACGAGACTGACCAGCAACATTGTAGCTGTCAAACACCAGCTGACCACTACCTTTGTTTGACTGCTCCCCATTACCTCTGCATGGCTTGCATCCTCAAAGCATTTAATAGACGATGCTGAAACACGTAAGTTTGAATATTCTTGTTGGAACATTTTCTATCCAGTACTGAACGGGATTGGGGGCACGGTATGTAACTTGTTATAGAAACATGAACAATAATGAATGGACGTAATGAATTATAATAATATTAAGGAATATTACTCATTAATCGAAGCGCTTACCTCGTACAATGTATTTATGCACATGGCtaacatattttcattaatgGTATTTTTTAGAGCAGGGTATGAATGTCTAAGTGAACTTTTGATAGTTCAAATTCTGGCTTCAGATCAAAACGGTGGCTGACAAATTCTGGatgttttaaaaagaaatggTTGGCATCTTCCAACGGCAAGCCACCATTGCATGCAGTTCTGTTCATTATGTTGAAATGAATACAGATAACTAGCACGCAGTCTGCCTGGAAATTAAAacaacgcacgcacgcacgcacgcacgcacgcacgcacgcattcagtaactcactcacaaagacTCACACAGATCAAACTGAAGATACCCAAACAAAAATACCACATGCATTTCTGACAACACCGCGTACACCTGAGCATTCTTGCTCTTTTCcacagaaatatacattactaATATTTCAGTCCCAAAATGCAATGAAACATAGTATTACTTTAATTATGGAGCTCCTATATTCCAGTGACTGTGTAACTTTACATTTACGGAGATTTATGGAGTTTATGAACATCCCAGCATTTCCATGGCAAGGATAACAAAGAAAAGGGATTCACATGCTGTATTTATAACGAGGAGCGGAACATTGATTTGGGGTGTGAATAACACCGCCCTAATGTCTGGGCTAGCTGATTCTCTCCTTCGctttaacgggatcgggtggtcagatacgctgacttggctgaaagGTCATGGTATCCCGAGTGCGTAGTAAGACGCtcgtgttgatcactggattgtctggtccagactcgattatttagaaatCGCCGTCacagtgctggaatattactgagtgcggagTTCGAACTAATCGAACATCTGAAGGGATATCGAGGTATTCGTAATTCGAGACAAGCATAGTGTTTGCATCAGGTCATGTTACACTGTTGTAAACCTCTCATCCAGCACTCGCATTCAAAGTAACTGTAATAAACAACAGCGACACAAACTATGGAAACCTTTTAGTGCGTTCATATTAAAAAATCGGGAAGTTCATGTCATTGTTCAAAACTGTCATCAACCGTCACTTACTTGACTGGGGCCGCCATGCTTCACATAGTTTCTGATATTCTCCCGACTTTACGATCTTTTCATAAGCTGGATTCCACCAATCAGGCAGTGTGCTTCCCTTTGTTACCATGACTGCCACGCCTCCAAGGTCACAATGAAGGGTTATGTCCAACGTCTCAAGGTCAGGTATTCTAGACCTTGGTGAGAATGCTGCGTCGACCTGCAATATGATCGTACAAGGTTGATTTCCCTTCTGGCGTGAATCAAAGTAGCAATCAAAAGATTTGGAACATGGTTTGTGGCAGCCAATTCAAGCATATATTCTTAGTCATCAATTTTTCAATTTGATTCCTTTTTAACAAAAAGAAAGTAGTATTTAATAAACCTAGAACACACCGTGCCGTTCAGGACCAGCTCCTTGGCCACAGGAAGATTCGGAGCAACGACCACCCTGCTGACGGAATAGTTGAGCCGGTTCAGACACTGCTGGTTGGTATAGGCGCCGTTCAGGTGAGCTACAAGATAAAACCAAAAGTGTTAAGGTCGGTAAGGACTGATGTACTACACACCTACAAGTCATGCAAAAAGGAAATTAACACAgcttcaaaatggctgccatggGATCTAGGTTTATAGTGAGATCAAACATCattcatgaataaaacatgcAACGTCATGGAAGGCAACTTCATGTTTATTGCATACAGTAACGTTCAACGAAAAGCTTGAGAACGGTGTAAACATCTACATCGCCGCTCTATGCAATACATAagaaagttgtatgtttcattttttatttctaGAATGCCAATGAAACAATCAGATATCAATCGGCGGGAATGTGCTGGGAATCAGCTATGGAGTTTCAGCTTCTTCGTTGGAGAATATTCACGGTACCTATAATATTACTGTTCCATTATGATAACTAACCCGGGCCATTTATTATAGTACATTTGAGTCTGAGTCAGGTTCGAACAGCAAGAGCTAACAATAGCCGCCCAATGAAATTATTCCCATGAGCGAGAGACAATATTCGCTCATTCAGATTAAAGCAAGATAAACACGATGTCAAGTTCCCAAAGGGATAAGGACATCCTCATACTGCATGCAATGTATATACTATATAATCATTATACACTGACAAATAAATGATGCAGCTCCTTTATACTATTAAGAAATGTAAATTCAACGTTTACAGCGGAAACAGATCTTTACATGACATCAGTTGCACATCATTTCAGATTAGATGATATACGAAAAACGTAAGTTTATCCAAAGTGAAttcatttgaagaaaatataataCTTGGGCCTTAATTTGGATAAAGCGTTCTAAACACTTCCCTGATCCCCGTGCCTTAAATCCCATACAGCTGACCCACACCTTAAAGCGTTTAATCCCGAACAGCTGGCTATATTTACATGCGTGCGTATTATCAGGATTAACCCGTATGAGTAAAAGGTATAAAATGTTTTCATCCTCAATGATTACGCCTACTCTACTATACCTGAACTATATTCTTGCGGTAAGAACATAAGCTATCCCCAACCCCTGCTCCCAAGTATTCATAGGTATGAAcaacagttagttttcgattgaGCTTGTCGTTTCATTTTTTCAGCTGTCAAGGCAGTTTGAACATACTATTCCTACCAAATTTCAAATGAAAGCAAGGCCACTTATCTTCTAAACTGAAGTCGAACATCAGAGGGTGTGATGTCATCCTGGAAATGTGATGTACGCTTACCACATCTTCACACTTCCCAATGTATAAAACTAAGCATATATTtcttatatttatattattcatACAACTGACATTTTATGACAATCAGCTTTGTACATCATATCGgaagataaaaaaaacatcCCCATCGCATAGTtagcatgtgtgagtgagtgaattttctttcagaaatattcaaggaatatcacggcaggggacaccagaaatgggcttcacgcatggagtgagtgagtatggtttaacgccgctatAAGCAATgtcctagcaatatcacggcggggaacacaagaaatgggcttcatgcattgaacaaatgtgcggaatcgaacccgtgtctttggtgtgacgggcgaacgcctTCACCACTAGACAACCCCAGCTGGTGCGCGTGTATTACCATACTGTTAACGACCAGTCCAGTCGTATCACAATGCCCGTTTTATCCATACCAGTTATGATATCGATGCGGATAAACGAGGGACGTCGGAGACCATAAAATAGGCTTCACCATATAACCAtgtcaggaatcaaacccatgcatCAGTGCGAGCATTAACGCTTTGACCACAGGGCTGCCTGAATCCTGACATGCCATATATTGTATTTAACAAGGACTGGAATGCACGCTGCCAGTTGGATGATAATGAGAATTGAAGTTCCAGGAGTTCATTTGTGA
Above is a genomic segment from Haliotis asinina isolate JCU_RB_2024 chromosome 7, JCU_Hal_asi_v2, whole genome shotgun sequence containing:
- the LOC137291368 gene encoding arginine-binding periplasmic protein-like, with protein sequence MARLGLLLMTLTWALSAESQGKVWIFSVSANRRPFNYADEIGKLVGFDLDLINKVCSTAGVKCAPTVQPFSECIQTVDGRFFPGRGLMSGWFDACMGYTITQERVNAVQFTNPYIQTYAKFTVKPGNPRGVNLNTLSQAAITHLNGAYTNQQCLNRLNYSVSRVVVAPNLPVAKELVLNGTVDAAFSPRSRIPDLETLDITLHCDLGGVAVMVTKGSTLPDWWNPAYEKIVKSGEYQKLCEAWRPQSTSSIKCFEDASHAEVMGSSQTKVVVSWCLTATMLLVSLVNSGVWR